The Phragmites australis chromosome 1, lpPhrAust1.1, whole genome shotgun sequence genomic interval TTGCTCGCGACAGGGCGACATAGAGCTGACCATGAGAGAATACTGGATTAGGTAGATAGATTCCAACATGAGGGATTGTTTGTCCTTGTGCTTTATTGATCGTCATTGCGAAGCTCACTCTGATAGGAAATTGATTCCTCTTAAACTTAAAGGGGAACATTTCATCATCAGATGGGCACAAAGGTATCCTTGGTAGGAATACTCTTTTTCCAGCATGTTGACCTAGCACAATTTTTGCATCGATAGTGTTCCTTTGAAATGCTTGGACTATCAGCCTTGTCCCATTACACAAACCATTAGCTGGATCTAGATTTCTGAGCAAAATCACAGGGCAATTGACCTTTAACTTGAGGATGTGCGGTGGTAATCCATTTGGGGTTAGAGAATTCAAGAATTCGGGAGGGTAGTAGTTGTTTGGATCATCAATTGCAAGATCATAGCTGTGATAGACCATCTCTTCACCAGGAAATCGTTCGATAAGCCTCATGTTTACGTCATCGACGTTCTCATTCCTTGTTGACAAAATAGCGCGAGATGTGATGTAGTCTGAATTGGATATGTGTGTTGCTAGCATAGGAAACACTCTATCAATAAGATTATCAATGTCTGATTCTGCACCAGTGTAAGGCACACATATCTCATCGGGTATCTTTACATAGTCATCTTTCACAGTTTCTTCAGTGCCATTCCCGATACGTAGTAGGTATTTAGAAAACCATGGATCTGATTGAGCCCTCATATTACGAACAAGCCTCAGCTTTTGCATGTTTTCCCATAGGTAAGATTTGCGTAATGttgcatttattatttgtgctcTTGTACCCTTTCGCACAACTGGAAGGACTTGCCTGAAGTCGCCTCCAAAAACAATCGTTTTTCCTCCAAATGGTAGATCAGGCTTTTCCATGATGTCTCTCAGACTCTTATCAAGTGCCTCAATTGCTTGCCTTTTTGTCATAGAGACCTCATCCCATAATATAAGTGAAGCCATTCGAAGAAGTTTCGCGGTCTCACTCTGCTTTGTAAAGTTACACACTCCTCCTTCTTGTATGCCCAATGATATCTTAAATCTTGAGTGTGCAGTCCTGCCTCCAGGCAGGATTGAGGCAGCAACACCAGATGTTGCAGTAGCAACTGCTATTTTTCCCTCACTACGGACCTTCGCTAGCAAAGCTTTGTATATGAATGTCTTTCCGGTCCCTCCAGGACCATCAACAAAGAATGCAGTTCCATTACCGCTGTCAACATAGGATAATATTTTGTCATAAGCATACCGTTGTTCACGATTGAGAGATGACACGACCGAGGCAAATTCATGGTCTACCTCTATAGATCTCTCTTCAAATATTTCCCTTACCACTCCATACATGTTGTCATGCTCCTCTTCGATCTCAGGAAGAGGGAATGATGATATGTCTTTACCCATTGACTGTAGCATATTTCTAATATCCAACAAAACCATTTGTTCAACTACATGTGAGTTCATTTGGTCTCGT includes:
- the LOC133883535 gene encoding ATP-dependent DNA helicase PIF1-like; protein product: MSDDFRRDQMNSHVVEQMVLLDIRNMLQSMGKDISSFPLPEIEEEHDNMYGVVREIFEERSIEVDHEFASVVSSLNREQRYAYDKILSYVDSGNGTAFFVDGPGGTGKTFIYKALLAKVRSEGKIAVATATSGVAASILPGGRTAHSRFKISLGIQEGGVCNFTKQSETAKLLRMASLILWDEVSMTKRQAIEALDKSLRDIMEKPDLPFGGKTIVFGGDFRQVLPVVRKGTRAQIINATLRKSYLWENMQKLRLVRNMRAQSDPWFSKYLLRIGNGTEETVKDDYVKIPDEICVPYTGAESDIDNLIDRVFPMLATHISNSDYITSRAILSTRNENVDDVNMRLIERFPGEEMVYHSYDLAIDDPNNYYPPEFLNSLTPNGLPPHILKLKVNCPVILLRNLDPANGLCNGTRLIVQAFQRNTIDAKIVLGQHAGKRVFLPRIPLCPSDDEMFPFKFKRNQFPIRVSFAMTINKAQGQTIPHVGIYLPNPVFSHGQLYVALSRATSRRNIKILAASENDASVDSACTLTKNIVYKEVLTS